In Streptomyces sp. NBC_00448, the following are encoded in one genomic region:
- a CDS encoding TetR/AcrR family transcriptional regulator codes for MEPNPRRQPAGAAVLREGVTDAIRAAVFDELAAVGYGRMSIERIARRAGVGKAAIYRRWPSKLPIVLDVVSALAVHGMPAPDTGTLRGDVRELLEVTARLLEHPLAAQIVPDLLAEAARNPDIAHAAHAAMRDTQRAVAAAVVGNAIKRGELAPDTDLDLALDLVIGPVYWRLVMVRTDRPTGYLDVLAAATAAGLSATRLP; via the coding sequence ATGGAACCCAATCCCCGTCGTCAACCAGCCGGCGCCGCCGTGCTCCGCGAGGGGGTGACGGACGCCATCCGCGCCGCTGTCTTCGACGAGCTGGCCGCCGTGGGCTACGGGCGGATGTCGATCGAGCGGATCGCCCGCCGGGCCGGGGTCGGCAAGGCCGCGATCTACCGGCGCTGGCCCTCGAAGCTGCCGATCGTCCTCGACGTGGTGTCCGCCCTCGCGGTGCACGGCATGCCCGCACCCGACACCGGGACGCTGCGGGGCGACGTACGGGAGCTGCTGGAGGTCACCGCGCGGCTGCTGGAGCACCCGCTCGCCGCCCAGATCGTCCCCGACCTGCTCGCGGAGGCCGCCCGCAACCCCGACATCGCGCACGCCGCGCACGCCGCCATGCGCGACACCCAGCGCGCGGTCGCGGCCGCCGTCGTCGGCAACGCGATCAAGCGCGGCGAACTCGCCCCCGACACGGACCTGGACCTCGCACTCGACCTCGTCATCGGCCCGGTGTACTGGCGGCTGGTGATGGTCCGCACCGACCGACCGACCGGCTACCTCGACGTACTCGCGGCCGCCACCGCGGCGGGCCTGTCCGCCACCCGCCTCCCCTGA
- a CDS encoding carbohydrate kinase family protein, whose product MTSESRIIVVGESLVDLVWRTGADTVRPAPGGSPANVAIGLHRLGRPVTLITCWGDDPPGALVAQYLTGTGLDVRRAPTADGRTTVALAYVDAASGSATYDFLASWAPESIPVGEDTALLHTGSLAVVVEPGAEQVLAACRDVHGRPGRAVAVDLNVRPAVQPDRVAYRTAVERLAAVADVVKASDEDLGWLWPDQDPAVSARALLGHGPRLVVLTRGAAGATGFTPTAEVSVPAPEVTVADTIGAGDAFQSALLAGLFGPHPDGSTGARLPSGPRGLERVLRACVVAGALATTRPGAQPPTADELREATALR is encoded by the coding sequence ATGACATCCGAGAGCCGGATCATCGTGGTGGGCGAGAGCCTCGTCGACCTGGTGTGGCGGACCGGGGCGGACACCGTCCGCCCGGCGCCCGGCGGCAGCCCCGCCAACGTGGCCATCGGCCTGCACCGGCTCGGCCGCCCGGTCACGCTGATCACCTGCTGGGGCGACGACCCGCCCGGCGCGCTCGTGGCGCAGTATTTGACCGGCACCGGCCTGGACGTGCGCCGCGCGCCGACCGCCGACGGCCGCACCACGGTCGCGCTGGCGTACGTGGACGCGGCGAGCGGGTCGGCGACGTACGACTTCCTCGCCTCCTGGGCGCCGGAGAGCATCCCGGTGGGGGAGGACACCGCGCTGCTGCACACCGGCTCGCTGGCCGTCGTGGTCGAGCCCGGCGCGGAACAGGTGCTGGCCGCCTGCCGGGACGTGCACGGCCGGCCGGGACGCGCGGTCGCGGTGGACCTCAACGTCCGTCCCGCCGTGCAGCCGGACCGCGTCGCCTACCGCACGGCGGTGGAGCGGCTCGCCGCGGTCGCCGACGTGGTCAAGGCCAGCGACGAGGACCTCGGCTGGCTGTGGCCGGACCAGGACCCGGCGGTCTCCGCCCGCGCGCTGCTCGGCCACGGGCCGCGCCTGGTGGTGCTGACCCGCGGCGCGGCGGGCGCCACCGGGTTCACCCCCACGGCCGAGGTCTCCGTCCCCGCGCCGGAGGTGACGGTCGCCGACACCATCGGCGCCGGCGACGCCTTCCAATCCGCCCTGCTGGCCGGCCTGTTCGGCCCGCACCCCGACGGTTCGACCGGGGCACGGCTGCCGTCCGGGCCGCGCGGGCTGGAACGCGTGCTGCGCGCATGCGTGGTGGCCGGCGCGCTCGCCACGACCCGCCCCGGCGCGCAGCCGCCGACCGCGGACGAGCTGCGCGAGGCGACCGCCCTCCGGTAG
- a CDS encoding sugar O-acetyltransferase has protein sequence MEERVDECGIQRVADHGTGRGADHGTDRGADRGDAHTDARKRIAQGLLYTESDAMFMAGQRRTELLYEYNLTAPSEPERRADLLGRILGSVGERSFIAPTFQAAYGSNVHIGDDFYGNFNLSLIDDVEIRIGNGVMIAPNVTVTTTGHPIHPDLRHDYNRFSKPVTIEDKVWIGSNVVVLPGVTIGHGSVVGAGSVVTHDVPPMVVAFGSPCRAVRPISDKDLAQR, from the coding sequence ATGGAGGAGCGCGTGGACGAGTGCGGGATACAGCGGGTGGCCGACCACGGGACCGGCCGCGGGGCCGACCACGGGACCGACCGCGGTGCCGACCGCGGGGACGCACACACCGACGCCAGGAAGCGCATCGCGCAAGGCCTGCTCTACACCGAGAGTGACGCGATGTTCATGGCAGGGCAGCGCCGTACGGAGTTGTTGTACGAGTACAACCTGACCGCGCCCTCCGAGCCGGAGCGGCGGGCCGACCTGCTCGGCCGGATTCTGGGATCGGTCGGCGAGCGGAGCTTCATCGCCCCCACCTTCCAGGCGGCGTACGGCAGCAACGTCCACATCGGGGACGACTTCTACGGCAACTTCAACCTCTCCCTCATCGACGACGTCGAGATCCGCATCGGCAACGGCGTCATGATCGCCCCGAACGTCACCGTCACCACCACCGGCCACCCGATCCACCCCGACCTGCGGCACGACTACAACCGGTTCTCCAAGCCGGTGACGATCGAGGACAAGGTGTGGATCGGCAGCAACGTCGTGGTGCTGCCCGGCGTGACGATCGGCCACGGCTCCGTGGTCGGCGCCGGCAGCGTCGTGACCCATGACGTCCCGCCGATGGTGGTCGCCTTCGGCTCGCCCTGCCGGGCGGTCCGGCCGATCTCGGACAAGGATCTGGCGCAGCGTTAG
- a CDS encoding PaaI family thioesterase, translated as MNHLGARMTRIAPGRVHIVLPSRPELTQQHGYFHAGATSAGGYAALTLFPTSSDVLTVEYKINLLAPAVGDHLEAVGTVLKSGRTLTVCRLEVFGVQDGGRRLVANGQQTLIRVDRPEE; from the coding sequence ATGAACCACCTCGGTGCGCGGATGACCCGGATCGCCCCCGGCCGGGTGCACATCGTGCTGCCGAGCCGCCCCGAACTCACCCAGCAGCACGGCTACTTCCACGCCGGCGCGACCAGCGCCGGGGGCTACGCGGCCTTGACGCTGTTCCCGACGAGCTCCGACGTGCTGACGGTCGAGTACAAGATCAACCTCCTCGCGCCCGCCGTCGGCGACCACCTCGAAGCGGTGGGCACGGTCCTGAAGTCCGGCCGCACCCTCACCGTGTGCCGGTTGGAGGTGTTCGGCGTCCAGGACGGCGGCCGCAGGCTCGTCGCGAACGGGCAGCAGACCCTCATCCGTGTCGACCGGCCCGAAGAGTGA
- a CDS encoding ATP-binding protein: MAEQPAAPDDLPAIRGPRMVGRSAELGRAVRGLTAGTPATVFIEGEAGIGKTRLLQEVLATPALDGALVATCPPFRETLTLAPVVDAVRQTRTGVAAMGLSALAGALRPLFPEWADALPPAPEPLDDAGAARHRLFRALRELLAGCGTAVLVVEDAHWADAATLDFLLFLAARPAAERISLVLTYRPEDVPAGSPLLRLTAKPAPGTVHTRIVLTPLSVAQTGQFVSSMLHDEHVSDAFALFLHTHTSGLPLALEESVRLLGDRADLIRHGGEWRRRTLTRIEVPPTIRDAVLERAARLAPDDRQVLRAAAVLAEPVRPAVLVTVSGLPDARARAALAAAVRARALVEDSTGRVHFRHLLAARAVYDDIPGGERRALHLRAGRALETLSPVPIARLPRHFGEAGDTGAWRLYTERAADLALASGDQPAAVTALHALLSAGDLPAGDVARLCRKFPVFAFSGYLGSTELLGVLGALLDGGALSRSERGQVRAQLGRMLMQTGQYSAGVAELERAIADLDDHPYEAATAMSSLSRPAGADLPVAAHRRWLDKSVELVEVRVPADRRLTFRVDRVTALLQMGDPGGWDVAAGLPQIAARPDDELSVIRADLNIGDAAVRWGFYPEARRRLDRAVAAGAKSGYLRMRDMAQVTSAHLDWYTGRWPGLAERAAALAAIEEEPLIALDGLLITALLTSAAATEAGELAAAGDQFEHVLTEVTRRGIVDMALEPAAALAALRLAEGRVADSLALTDEGMRVVTRKGVWLWATEIAPVRVQAVLAAGRADEAGELVARYARGLRGSTSLTAEASLAACRAWLAEAGGPADRAAAHWEAVAAAWDRLPRPHAALLARERRAVALTAAGRDGEAADLLAGVEAGLRALGAEGDARRVAARDRQPARGGRRGYGDRLSPRELEVVRLMLTGLSTPDIARSLSRSPRTVAAQLNSAMRKYQVKSRTALAVAALQAGISPAGASG, from the coding sequence TTGGCAGAGCAACCGGCGGCGCCCGACGACCTGCCCGCGATCCGCGGGCCCCGGATGGTCGGGCGGTCGGCGGAACTCGGCCGGGCCGTACGCGGGCTGACCGCCGGCACCCCCGCCACCGTCTTCATCGAGGGCGAGGCGGGGATCGGCAAGACCCGGCTGCTCCAGGAGGTGCTGGCGACCCCCGCACTCGACGGAGCGCTCGTCGCGACCTGCCCGCCGTTCCGGGAGACGCTCACGCTCGCCCCGGTCGTGGACGCGGTGCGCCAGACCCGCACCGGCGTGGCCGCGATGGGCCTGTCCGCCCTGGCCGGGGCGCTGCGCCCGCTCTTCCCGGAGTGGGCCGACGCCCTGCCGCCCGCGCCCGAACCGCTCGACGACGCCGGGGCCGCCCGGCACCGCCTCTTCCGCGCCCTGCGGGAACTCCTCGCCGGGTGCGGCACCGCCGTACTGGTCGTGGAGGACGCCCACTGGGCCGACGCGGCCACCCTGGACTTCCTGCTGTTCCTCGCCGCCCGGCCCGCCGCGGAACGGATCAGCCTGGTGCTGACCTACCGCCCGGAGGACGTACCGGCCGGCTCCCCACTGCTGCGCCTGACCGCCAAACCGGCGCCCGGCACCGTCCACACCCGGATCGTGCTCACCCCGCTCAGCGTCGCCCAGACCGGGCAGTTCGTGTCCTCGATGCTGCACGACGAACACGTCTCCGACGCCTTCGCGCTGTTCCTGCACACGCACACCTCGGGGCTCCCGCTCGCCCTGGAGGAGTCCGTGCGGCTGCTGGGCGACCGCGCCGACCTGATCCGGCACGGCGGCGAGTGGCGGCGCAGGACCCTCACCCGGATCGAGGTCCCGCCGACGATCCGCGACGCCGTCCTGGAGCGTGCCGCCCGGCTCGCCCCCGACGACCGCCAGGTGCTGCGCGCCGCCGCCGTCCTCGCCGAACCCGTGCGACCGGCGGTGCTGGTCACCGTCTCGGGGCTGCCGGACGCCCGCGCCCGTGCCGCCCTGGCCGCGGCGGTCCGGGCCAGGGCGCTGGTCGAGGACTCCACCGGACGCGTCCACTTCCGCCATCTGCTGGCCGCCCGCGCGGTCTACGACGACATACCCGGCGGCGAGCGCCGGGCCCTGCACCTGCGCGCCGGCCGGGCCCTGGAGACGCTGTCCCCGGTCCCGATCGCCCGGTTGCCACGGCACTTCGGGGAAGCAGGCGACACCGGCGCCTGGCGGCTCTACACCGAGCGCGCCGCCGACCTCGCCCTCGCCTCGGGCGACCAGCCCGCCGCCGTCACGGCCCTGCACGCGCTGCTGTCGGCCGGCGACCTGCCGGCCGGAGATGTCGCGCGGCTGTGCCGGAAGTTCCCCGTCTTCGCCTTCTCCGGCTACCTCGGCAGCACCGAACTGCTCGGCGTGCTGGGCGCCCTGCTCGACGGCGGTGCGCTGTCCCGGTCCGAACGCGGCCAGGTGCGGGCCCAGTTGGGCCGGATGCTGATGCAGACCGGGCAGTACTCCGCCGGCGTGGCCGAACTGGAGCGCGCCATCGCCGACCTCGACGACCATCCCTACGAGGCCGCCACGGCGATGAGTTCGCTCAGCCGCCCGGCCGGCGCGGACTTGCCGGTCGCCGCCCACCGGCGCTGGCTCGACAAGTCGGTCGAACTGGTCGAGGTCCGGGTCCCCGCGGACCGCCGGCTGACCTTCCGCGTCGACCGGGTGACCGCCCTGCTGCAGATGGGCGATCCCGGCGGTTGGGACGTCGCCGCCGGGCTCCCCCAGATCGCGGCCCGCCCGGACGACGAGCTGAGCGTCATCAGGGCCGACCTCAACATCGGTGACGCGGCGGTGCGTTGGGGGTTCTACCCGGAGGCGCGGCGCCGGCTGGACCGGGCCGTGGCGGCGGGCGCGAAGAGCGGGTACCTGCGGATGCGGGACATGGCCCAGGTGACCTCGGCCCACCTCGACTGGTACACCGGCCGCTGGCCGGGCCTGGCCGAACGCGCCGCCGCGCTCGCCGCCATCGAGGAGGAACCGCTGATCGCCCTCGACGGCCTGCTGATCACCGCGCTGCTCACCTCGGCCGCCGCCACCGAGGCCGGCGAACTCGCCGCGGCGGGCGACCAGTTCGAGCACGTCCTGACCGAGGTGACGCGCCGTGGCATCGTCGACATGGCGCTGGAGCCCGCGGCCGCTCTCGCGGCGCTGCGGCTCGCCGAGGGCCGCGTCGCCGACAGCCTCGCCCTCACCGACGAGGGCATGCGGGTCGTCACCCGCAAGGGGGTCTGGCTGTGGGCCACCGAGATCGCCCCGGTCCGGGTCCAGGCCGTTCTCGCGGCCGGCCGCGCCGACGAGGCCGGCGAACTCGTCGCCCGGTACGCCCGAGGGCTGCGCGGCAGCACGTCGCTCACCGCCGAGGCGTCGCTGGCGGCGTGCCGGGCGTGGCTCGCCGAGGCGGGCGGACCCGCCGACCGGGCGGCCGCGCACTGGGAGGCGGTCGCCGCCGCGTGGGACCGGCTGCCGCGGCCCCACGCGGCGCTGCTCGCCCGGGAGCGGCGGGCCGTCGCGCTGACCGCGGCGGGCCGTGACGGCGAGGCGGCCGACCTGCTCGCCGGCGTCGAGGCCGGGCTGCGGGCCCTGGGCGCCGAGGGCGACGCCCGACGGGTGGCCGCCCGGGACCGGCAGCCGGCGCGCGGTGGCCGGCGCGGCTACGGCGACCGGCTCTCGCCGCGGGAGTTGGAGGTGGTGCGACTGATGCTGACCGGGCTGTCCACCCCGGACATCGCCAGGTCGCTGTCGCGTTCACCGCGGACGGTCGCGGCGCAGCTCAACTCCGCGATGCGCAAGTACCAGGTGAAGTCCCGTACCGCCCTGGCGGTCGCCGCGCTCCAGGCCGGCATCTCCCCCGCGGGGGCCTCCGGGTGA
- a CDS encoding S53 family peptidase: MTKSRLFRPLAGSVAVAATVLGLLAVVSPSSFGDDSDGSADAATAPVSVCSAPPPGQLACQAEVMPDPSAAGARSFSAKEATLPSGYGPTDIQSAYAIGADVEAHAGKGRTVAVVDAYDAPTVEADLAVYRATYGLPACTTANGCFRKVNQRGDATPLPPVNASWAVEISLDVEAVSAACPDCDILLVEADLPNGSYLGDGVDTAVRLGADAVSNSYSATETGSWDNLAAAKDGTPVGASSYVHPGVPILAASGDTGYQLDAPYPADLTSVIAVGGTSLNRSDTARGWTETAWGPGQARSGAGAACSAHVDKPAWQHDTACPGRTVADISAVADPYTGLAIYDSTPDPGDQLPGGWLHAGGTSAATPLVAAMYVMAGATATVDDASGLYAHPGRLNDVAGGRNVSIPGSGHECPTTSYLCTSLPGYDAPTGVGSPDGLASLRS, encoded by the coding sequence GTGACGAAATCACGCCTCTTCCGGCCGCTGGCCGGCTCGGTCGCGGTCGCCGCAACCGTCCTCGGCCTGCTCGCGGTCGTCTCGCCGTCCTCCTTCGGCGACGACAGCGACGGCAGCGCCGACGCCGCCACCGCCCCGGTGTCCGTCTGTTCCGCTCCGCCGCCCGGCCAACTCGCCTGCCAGGCCGAGGTCATGCCGGACCCGTCGGCCGCGGGGGCGCGGTCGTTCAGCGCCAAGGAGGCCACGCTGCCCTCGGGCTACGGCCCGACCGACATCCAGTCCGCGTACGCCATCGGCGCCGACGTGGAGGCGCACGCCGGCAAGGGCCGCACCGTGGCCGTCGTCGACGCCTACGACGCGCCCACGGTCGAGGCCGACCTCGCCGTCTACCGCGCCACCTACGGGCTGCCGGCCTGCACCACGGCCAACGGCTGCTTCCGCAAGGTCAACCAGCGGGGCGACGCCACCCCGCTGCCCCCGGTCAACGCCAGTTGGGCGGTGGAGATCAGCCTGGACGTGGAGGCCGTCTCCGCGGCCTGCCCCGACTGCGACATCCTGCTGGTCGAGGCCGACCTTCCCAACGGCAGCTACCTCGGCGACGGCGTCGACACGGCGGTGCGGCTGGGCGCCGACGCGGTCTCCAACAGCTACAGCGCCACGGAGACCGGCTCCTGGGACAACCTGGCCGCCGCGAAGGACGGCACGCCCGTCGGCGCCTCCTCCTACGTCCACCCCGGCGTGCCGATCCTCGCCGCCTCGGGCGACACCGGCTACCAACTGGACGCGCCCTACCCGGCGGACCTCACCTCGGTCATCGCGGTCGGCGGCACCTCGCTGAACCGCAGCGACACCGCTCGGGGCTGGACCGAGACCGCGTGGGGACCCGGCCAGGCCCGGTCGGGCGCCGGAGCGGCCTGCTCGGCCCACGTCGACAAGCCGGCCTGGCAACACGACACCGCCTGCCCGGGCCGGACCGTCGCCGACATCTCCGCCGTCGCCGACCCGTACACCGGGCTCGCGATCTACGACAGCACCCCCGACCCCGGCGACCAGCTGCCCGGCGGCTGGCTGCACGCCGGCGGCACCAGCGCGGCCACCCCGCTCGTCGCGGCCATGTACGTGATGGCCGGTGCCACGGCGACGGTCGACGACGCCTCGGGCCTGTACGCGCACCCCGGGCGGCTGAACGACGTCGCCGGCGGCCGGAACGTCAGCATCCCCGGCAGCGGCCACGAGTGCCCCACCACCAGCTACCTGTGCACGTCCCTCCCGGGCTACGACGCCCCGACCGGCGTCGGCTCGCCCGACGGCCTGGCGTCGCTGCGGTCCTGA
- a CDS encoding long-chain-fatty-acid--CoA ligase, giving the protein MYLTQSLHRAVRQSPDLPFTAYRTRTYTARETYDAVSRIAGGLIGLGVRKDDRVGLLSLNTDRFCQAALATAWADAAIVPLNTRWSVAEHAYALDDADVSVLFLDDAFLPMASALRERTPGLRTIVHCGDQPTPEGLVPLAELLAAEPVEDVHRQGDAMAGVFYTGGTTGVSKGVMLGHRQLFVTALGTLLHTRLPRGGTSILAAPAFHLAGFAFWIVGMMADMTTVPVAMFDPAGVLRTIEEHRAKQTLLVPAMIDAIVSHPDAGSYDLSSLELLAYGASPISETLLTRARAAFPSAQFLQVYGMTELSPSTTLLLDEDHDDPVLRRSVGRAAPYARVRIVDEKGTEVPPGTIGEIVAAGDHVMLGYWKKPAETQEAVRDGWMHTGDVGYMDERGYVYIVDRLKDMIVSGGENVYSTEVENVVAKHPAVAQVAVIGLPDAKWGERVHAMVVLVPGATLTAEELQEFCKQEIAGYKCPRSVESVAQFPMSAAGKVLKRELRAASGAA; this is encoded by the coding sequence ATGTACCTCACCCAATCGTTGCACCGAGCCGTGCGGCAGTCGCCCGACCTACCGTTCACCGCGTACCGCACGCGCACGTACACGGCCCGGGAGACCTACGACGCGGTCAGCCGTATCGCGGGCGGGCTGATCGGGCTCGGTGTGCGCAAGGACGACCGGGTGGGCCTGCTGTCGCTGAACACCGACCGGTTCTGCCAGGCCGCGCTCGCCACCGCGTGGGCGGACGCGGCCATCGTCCCGCTCAACACCCGGTGGAGCGTGGCGGAGCACGCGTACGCGCTGGACGACGCCGACGTGTCCGTCCTGTTCCTCGACGACGCGTTCCTGCCGATGGCGTCGGCCCTGCGGGAGCGGACCCCGGGCCTGCGCACGATCGTGCACTGCGGTGACCAGCCCACGCCCGAGGGCCTGGTGCCGCTGGCCGAACTGCTGGCCGCCGAACCGGTCGAGGACGTGCACCGGCAGGGCGACGCGATGGCCGGCGTCTTCTACACCGGCGGCACGACCGGCGTGTCGAAGGGCGTCATGCTGGGGCACCGCCAGCTCTTCGTCACCGCCCTGGGCACCCTGCTGCACACCCGCCTCCCGCGCGGCGGCACGTCCATCCTGGCCGCGCCGGCCTTCCACCTGGCCGGGTTCGCCTTCTGGATCGTCGGCATGATGGCGGACATGACGACGGTGCCGGTCGCCATGTTCGACCCGGCCGGGGTGCTGCGCACCATCGAGGAGCACCGCGCCAAGCAGACCCTGCTGGTGCCGGCGATGATCGACGCGATCGTCAGCCACCCCGACGCGGGTTCCTACGACCTGAGCAGCCTGGAACTGCTGGCCTACGGGGCGTCCCCGATCTCCGAGACGCTGCTGACCCGCGCCCGCGCGGCCTTCCCGTCCGCGCAGTTCCTCCAGGTGTACGGCATGACCGAACTGTCCCCGTCCACCACGCTGCTGCTGGACGAGGACCACGACGACCCGGTGCTGCGGCGGTCGGTCGGCCGGGCCGCCCCGTACGCCCGGGTGCGGATCGTGGACGAGAAGGGCACGGAGGTGCCGCCCGGCACGATCGGCGAGATCGTCGCCGCCGGGGACCACGTCATGCTGGGATACTGGAAGAAGCCGGCCGAGACCCAGGAGGCGGTCCGGGACGGCTGGATGCACACCGGTGACGTCGGCTACATGGACGAACGCGGCTACGTGTACATCGTCGACCGGCTCAAGGACATGATCGTCAGCGGCGGCGAGAACGTGTACTCGACCGAGGTCGAGAACGTGGTCGCGAAGCATCCGGCGGTCGCCCAGGTCGCGGTGATCGGCCTGCCCGACGCCAAGTGGGGGGAGCGGGTGCACGCCATGGTCGTCCTGGTGCCCGGCGCCACGCTCACGGCGGAGGAACTGCAGGAGTTCTGCAAGCAGGAGATCGCCGGCTACAAGTGCCCGCGCAGCGTGGAGAGCGTGGCGCAGTTCCCGATGTCGGCGGCCGGCAAGGTCCTCAAGCGGGAACTGCGCGCCGCTTCCGGAGCAGCGTGA